In Aquiflexum balticum DSM 16537, a single genomic region encodes these proteins:
- a CDS encoding type II toxin-antitoxin system MqsA family antitoxin produces MECSICKNGHTKPGKVTVTLERDNTIVLLKDVPAEVCQNCGHYYLDSATTKLVMDKAQEAYDKGAELEVVKLNVA; encoded by the coding sequence ATGGAATGCTCAATTTGTAAAAATGGCCATACAAAACCTGGAAAGGTAACTGTCACACTCGAAAGGGATAATACAATTGTTTTGCTTAAAGATGTCCCGGCTGAAGTTTGTCAGAACTGTGGGCACTACTATTTGGATTCCGCGACCACAAAATTAGTCATGGATAAAGCACAGGAAGCATATGACAAAGGTGCTGAGCTGGAAGTGGTTAAATTGAACGTGGCATAA
- a CDS encoding acetyltransferase, with amino-acid sequence MIIAGASGHSLEVLDILIQEGEQGEILFFDHNDQLTVHGQYPVLKTNEELIASFQKDKRFVLGVGNPAFRLNLYRLLQKCGGELMGLRGKNLVLSPYAIFEEADLMNMVFVGSNARIGKGTLVNTGAQVHHEVEIGEFSEISPKAVLLGNSKIGNHTRIGANACILPGVKIGNHVVVGAGAVVTKDIPDKVTVVGVPGRILDLRF; translated from the coding sequence ATGATCATCGCAGGCGCAAGTGGACACTCTTTAGAAGTTTTGGATATACTGATTCAGGAAGGGGAGCAGGGGGAAATCTTATTCTTCGATCACAATGATCAGTTAACCGTTCATGGGCAGTATCCCGTCCTTAAAACCAATGAAGAATTGATTGCCTCTTTCCAAAAAGACAAGAGGTTTGTGCTTGGTGTAGGCAATCCTGCGTTCAGGCTGAATTTGTATCGCCTGCTTCAGAAGTGTGGGGGAGAACTGATGGGGCTGCGTGGCAAAAACCTGGTGCTCAGTCCCTATGCCATTTTTGAAGAAGCTGACCTGATGAATATGGTTTTTGTCGGGTCAAATGCCCGGATCGGGAAAGGGACTTTGGTCAATACCGGCGCACAGGTGCATCATGAAGTGGAGATAGGTGAGTTCAGCGAAATCAGCCCCAAGGCAGTGCTGTTGGGTAATTCCAAAATCGGAAATCATACAAGGATAGGGGCCAATGCCTGTATACTTCCCGGTGTAAAAATCGGTAATCATGTAGTCGTGGGTGCCGGGGCCGTGGTGACCAAGGATATTCCGGATAAGGTGACGGTGGTGGGTGTGCCGGGAAGGATTTTAGATTTAAGATTTTAG